The genomic window TTATGTTGGGATATAATGAATTTTATTACTAATCAATATAAATTAAAAAATAACAAAAATAATATTTAAAATAAAATAAATATAAACTTAAAATTAAATTATATAAAATATAAATAAAAAATAAATTATTTTTTATAAAAAATTATTAATAATAAATAATTTATATTTTATTAATTTATAATATATAATTATTTTTAAAATAAGAATTAATTTATATAATTAATATTATATAATAATTTTAATATTTAAAATATTTTTAATATAAAATATAATATGAATTATAAATTATATTATTTTAACAATAAAATAATATTTTTAATTATATTAAATCATTTTAAATATCATTATTTTATTTAATAAAATTTTACTATTATATAAAATCACAAAAAAAACTATTTATATGAAAAATATAATTTAAATTAAATAAATTATACTATATTTAAAATAAAATATAAATAATATACTAATATAATTAATAAATATAAAAATATATTTAATATTTTTAAAAAATATAAAATTAAAATTTACATTTAATTTAAATTTTATTATTTTTAAGATCATATTTTAAAATATAAAATAAAAAGTTATAATTTTAATTATTTTATTTATCTTTATTAATATATTAGCTATTTTAAAAAAAGATCTAGAGGTATGTATATAATGAAACAAATTCCAATGACTTTATTGGGTGCTAAAAAACTTCGTGAAGAACTAATATATTTAAAAAATGTACGTCGTCCAAAAATTATTTTAGATATCACCGAAGCTAGAGAACATGGTGATTTAAAAGAAAATGCTGAATATCATGCAGCACGTGAACAACAAGGATTTTGTGAAGGACGAATACAAGAAATTGAAGCAAAATTATCTAATGCACAAATTATTGATATTACTAAAATACCAAATACTGGTCGAGTTATTTTTGGTTCTACTATATCTGTTTTAAATTTAGACACTAATGAAACAGTAACATATCGTATTGTAGGCGATGATGAAGCTAATTTTAAAAAAAATATGATTTCAGTAAATTCACCAATGGCACGCGGTTTAATTGGTAAAAAAATAAATGATGTTGGAGTTATTAAAACTCCAGGTGGCGATGTAGATTATCAAATATTAAAAATTAAATATCTTTAATATAATTATTTTATATTTATATATAAATTATAAAAAATTAAAAACTTTTCTAATTTTATATTAAAAATATATTATATTTTTAATATATTTGATATAAAATTTATTAATTATTTATTTTATAATATTATATATAATTTTATTTAAATATTTTTATTATTTTAATAAAAATTAATTAATTTAAATTTTCTTAATTTTTAAAAAAATTATTTATATATTTTAATATAAATATTTTTAATTAATATTTCTAATATTTTATTTTTTACTATAATTAGGATTGAAATGAAAAATGATGACGCCATTTTATATATATAATAAAATTATTTTTCATTATAAATATAATATAAATAATAAATAAAATATTATTTTATTTATAATAATTAGGAAATAAAAATGATTAATAAAAAGCGTTCTTCTAGCTCTCGTCGTTGGTTAAAAGAACACTTTAATGATAAATATGTACAACAAGCAAAAAAAAATAAATTACGTTCTCGTTCATGGTTTAAACTTAATGAAATACAAAAACATGATAAATTATTTAATCCTGGTATGATTGTTTTAGATTTAGGATCATCACCAGGTGGTTGGTCAAAATATGTAATAAAAAAAATTGGTCATTATGGTCGTGTTATAGCTTGTGATATTTTACCTATGTCTCCTATTCCTGGAGTTGAATTTTTTCAAGGTGATTTAAGTAATACTTTAATATTAAAATCTTTATTAAAATATATAGGTAAAATTAAAATCCAAGTAGTAATATCAGATATGGCTCCAAATATAAGTGGTATTTCATCTATAGATATTCCTAAATCAACATATTTAGTAGAATTAGCATTAAAAATATGTCGTAATGTTCTTTCATTAAATGGAAGTTTCTTAGTTAAAGTATTTCATGGAGATGAATTTGATGCATGTTTACAAAAAATTCAATCTTTATTTAAAGAAGTTAAAATTCGTAAACCAAATGCTTGTCGTGTTAATTCACGTGAAGTATATATTGTAGCAAAAGGATCTAAATTATAGTAACCTAATGCTATTTTATTAACATAGTTGTAATATGAGGTTCATCTTTTGAGTGATATGGCGAAAAACCTAATTCTCTGGTTAGTTATCGCAGTAGTATTAATGTCTGCATTTCAAAGTTTTGGTCCAAATGAATCTAATGGCCGTAAAGTAGATTATTCTACTTTTATATCTGAACTAACACAAGATCAAGTTAGAGAAGCGCGAATTAACGGACGTGAAATTAACATTACAAAAAAAGATAGTAGTAAATATAAAACTTATATTCCTATTAATGATCCTAAATTATTAGATACATTATTAACTAAAAATGTAAAAGTTATTGGTGAACTACCTGAAGAACCTAGTTTACTAGCTTCCATCTTTATTTCATGGTTTCCTATGTTATTATTAATTGGCGT from Serratia symbiotica includes these protein-coding regions:
- the greA gene encoding Transcription elongation factor GreA — translated: MKQIPMTLLGAKKLREELIYLKNVRRPKIILDITEAREHGDLKENAEYHAAREQQGFCEGRIQEIEAKLSNAQIIDITKIPNTGRVIFGSTISVLNLDTNETVTYRIVGDDEANFKKNMISVNSPMARGLIGKKINDVGVIKTPGGDVDYQILKIKYL
- the rlmE gene encoding Ribosomal RNA large subunit methyltransferase E is translated as MINKKRSSSSRRWLKEHFNDKYVQQAKKNKLRSRSWFKLNEIQKHDKLFNPGMIVLDLGSSPGGWSKYVIKKIGHYGRVIACDILPMSPIPGVEFFQGDLSNTLILKSLLKYIGKIKIQVVISDMAPNISGISSIDIPKSTYLVELALKICRNVLSLNGSFLVKVFHGDEFDACLQKIQSLFKEVKIRKPNACRVNSREVYIVAKGSKL